The following are from one region of the Qipengyuania flava genome:
- a CDS encoding tyrosine-type recombinase/integrase — translation MAKHNAANTRIKRDYFDYLKEAMRRDEASIDQVAKALARFEESTGHKDFKKFHREQAKAFKHRLDKEKNARTGRPLARATVHSTLSALRAFFIWLAGQPGYKSKIAYADADYFNLSEKDVRIAKAIREKPVPTLEQVHHVLATMPAETDIDRRNRALIALALLTGARAAALASLKLKHIDIEQGCIYQDAREVRTKASKTFNTWFFPVGGDALPIVNDWCEYLRNDSLWGEDDPLFPKTQIGLGEQGCFAATGLAREHWSGTGPIRDIYKHAFAAAGLPYFNPHCFRDALVQLGERLCTTPEQFKAWSQNIGHERVLTTLTSYGKVPAARQADLIRGLGKPKTDREDERLAAMIADTVRKYQAGN, via the coding sequence ATGGCAAAACACAATGCGGCAAACACACGGATCAAGCGCGACTATTTCGACTATCTGAAGGAAGCGATGCGCAGGGACGAAGCATCGATCGATCAGGTGGCCAAGGCGCTTGCCCGGTTCGAAGAGTCGACCGGGCATAAGGACTTCAAGAAGTTTCACCGGGAGCAGGCCAAGGCCTTCAAGCACCGGCTGGACAAGGAAAAGAACGCTCGCACCGGCAGACCGCTCGCACGGGCAACGGTGCATTCCACGCTATCGGCCCTCCGCGCATTCTTCATCTGGCTTGCTGGCCAGCCGGGTTACAAGAGCAAGATTGCCTATGCGGACGCGGACTATTTCAACCTGAGCGAGAAGGATGTCCGCATCGCCAAGGCTATCCGGGAAAAACCGGTGCCCACCCTGGAGCAGGTGCATCACGTTCTCGCCACCATGCCAGCCGAAACCGATATTGATCGGCGCAATCGTGCGCTGATTGCACTTGCCTTGCTCACCGGGGCACGAGCGGCGGCGCTGGCCAGCCTGAAGCTAAAGCACATCGATATCGAGCAAGGCTGCATCTATCAGGACGCCCGCGAAGTTAGAACGAAGGCCAGCAAGACGTTCAACACGTGGTTTTTCCCGGTCGGCGGCGATGCACTTCCGATTGTCAACGACTGGTGCGAGTATCTTCGCAATGACTCGCTCTGGGGTGAAGACGACCCGCTTTTTCCGAAGACCCAGATTGGCCTAGGCGAGCAGGGCTGCTTTGCAGCGACAGGTCTGGCGCGGGAGCACTGGAGCGGCACCGGGCCAATCCGGGATATTTACAAGCATGCCTTCGCAGCGGCTGGTCTGCCCTACTTCAACCCGCATTGCTTCAGGGATGCGCTGGTGCAGCTTGGAGAGCGGCTCTGCACCACCCCTGAGCAGTTCAAGGCATGGTCGCAGAATATCGGGCACGAGCGGGTGCTCACCACCCTGACGAGCTACGGCAAGGTGCCAGCGGCACGACAAGCGGACCTTATCCGAGGTCTTGGTAAGCCGAAAACTGACAGAGAGGACGAGCGACTGGCAGCGATGATTGCGGACACCGTGCGCAAATACCAAGCTGGAAATTAA
- a CDS encoding site-specific DNA-methyltransferase, producing MSRLTDLIAKAKSKDADLGRELEREFKALSSRRSFGLNFERHRPENVELPGRPIRKGDKVRILPERGSTKKGDQRLWKVVSLAGKGAERMASLSLLYADEPEQAEAPVADLCVVAEFRDYIYPGLVSTGKVERGGDKPYHTVINGENFHALEALTFTHRGKVDAIYIDPPYNTGAKDWKYNNDYVEGDDQYRHSKWLAMMERRLIIARQLLNPEDSILILTIDEKEVHRTGILLEQLLPDADIQMCTIVINPSGTSRGLLSRVEEYAFFAFLGKRTPSRVPDNLLTEQAGKPKALPWESLLRRGNTWYRHMRPNLCYPVFIDPETRKIKGVGDPFDGEDENARIRSKDGFDAAWPIRSDGKLGIWRKDGRGLLKLSEQGYATATQPDTKRGTWTIKYLMAGATKAIASGDLSVERPDEDGPVRLLDGMGMGSIIKTVWNRSAHNAGMHGSALLRAIIPGRSFPFPKSLYAVEDAIRSVLLDKPDAVILDFFSGSGTTAHGVMRLNKQDGGRRQCISVTNNEVGADEQAKLRKDGLRPGDPDWEQWGICDYITKPRIKAAITGETPEGQPIKGDYKFTDEFPMADGFEENAEFFTLTYETPIAVSHNRAFERIAPLLWMRAGSEGSRIDTLPEGGWAVTDCYGLLTDLDQAASFAEAILGKDSISIAYIVTDDERRFQSVVRQLPDTVEPVRLYESYLTNFRFSMGR from the coding sequence ATGTCGCGCCTGACTGATCTGATTGCGAAGGCGAAGTCCAAGGATGCCGATCTGGGGCGGGAGCTGGAGCGCGAGTTCAAGGCACTTTCATCGCGCCGGTCGTTTGGCCTCAACTTCGAGCGGCACCGCCCGGAGAATGTCGAGCTTCCCGGTCGCCCGATCCGCAAAGGTGACAAAGTGCGCATCCTCCCTGAACGTGGCTCGACAAAGAAGGGCGATCAACGCCTTTGGAAGGTGGTGAGCCTTGCGGGCAAGGGTGCTGAGCGCATGGCCAGCCTGTCCCTACTATACGCAGATGAGCCGGAGCAGGCCGAAGCGCCAGTTGCCGATCTGTGCGTGGTGGCCGAGTTTCGGGACTACATCTATCCCGGCCTTGTTAGCACCGGGAAGGTCGAGCGCGGCGGCGACAAGCCGTATCACACGGTGATCAATGGCGAGAATTTCCATGCGCTGGAGGCGTTGACCTTTACTCATCGTGGCAAGGTGGATGCGATCTATATCGACCCGCCATACAACACCGGCGCGAAAGACTGGAAATACAACAACGATTACGTGGAAGGCGACGATCAGTATCGCCATTCTAAGTGGCTGGCGATGATGGAACGACGCCTAATTATTGCGCGTCAGCTACTCAACCCAGAAGATTCAATTCTCATCCTGACTATCGATGAGAAGGAAGTGCATCGAACAGGAATCTTGCTTGAGCAGCTTCTACCCGATGCCGACATTCAAATGTGCACGATTGTGATTAATCCAAGCGGCACGTCTCGAGGATTGTTGTCGAGAGTCGAGGAGTATGCATTCTTCGCATTTCTGGGAAAGCGCACGCCTAGCAGGGTTCCCGACAATTTGCTTACCGAACAAGCAGGGAAACCGAAGGCGTTACCATGGGAATCTTTGTTGCGGCGAGGGAACACATGGTATCGGCATATGCGACCGAACCTCTGCTACCCGGTCTTTATCGATCCAGAAACGCGAAAAATTAAAGGGGTCGGTGATCCCTTCGACGGTGAAGATGAAAATGCGCGTATCAGGTCGAAGGACGGCTTCGATGCTGCATGGCCCATTCGCTCAGACGGGAAGCTTGGCATCTGGCGCAAAGATGGACGGGGCTTGTTGAAGCTGTCTGAGCAAGGATACGCGACAGCAACCCAGCCAGACACAAAGCGAGGCACTTGGACGATAAAATACCTTATGGCTGGTGCTACCAAGGCAATAGCAAGCGGCGACCTTTCTGTTGAAAGGCCGGACGAAGATGGGCCTGTCCGGTTGCTTGATGGGATGGGCATGGGGTCGATCATCAAGACGGTTTGGAACCGATCTGCGCACAATGCGGGCATGCACGGGAGTGCTCTGTTGCGTGCAATTATTCCCGGACGATCCTTTCCGTTCCCCAAGTCGCTCTATGCGGTTGAAGACGCGATCCGCTCAGTCTTGCTCGACAAACCAGATGCCGTCATTCTCGACTTCTTTTCGGGTTCCGGCACCACGGCACACGGTGTGATGCGCCTCAACAAGCAGGACGGCGGCAGGCGGCAATGCATCTCGGTCACCAACAACGAAGTTGGCGCAGATGAGCAAGCCAAGCTGCGCAAGGACGGTCTGCGTCCCGGCGATCCCGATTGGGAGCAATGGGGCATTTGTGACTACATCACCAAGCCCCGGATCAAGGCTGCTATCACTGGCGAAACCCCTGAAGGCCAGCCGATCAAGGGTGATTACAAGTTCACGGACGAGTTCCCTATGGCCGATGGCTTTGAGGAAAACGCCGAGTTCTTCACGCTTACCTATGAAACCCCGATAGCGGTCAGCCACAATCGAGCCTTCGAGCGCATCGCGCCGCTGCTTTGGATGCGCGCCGGAAGCGAGGGAAGTCGGATTGATACTTTACCGGAAGGCGGCTGGGCGGTGACCGATTGCTATGGCCTGCTCACCGATCTGGATCAGGCAGCAAGCTTTGCTGAGGCGATCCTAGGCAAGGACAGCATCAGCATCGCCTATATCGTCACTGATGATGAGCGGCGATTCCAATCGGTCGTGAGACAATTGCCCGACACGGTTGAGCCGGTTCGGTTGTACGAATCCTATCTCACCAATTTCCGCTTTTCGATGGGTCGCTGA
- a CDS encoding DEAD/DEAH box helicase: protein MKFTLKDYQEEAVGDVLDRLDEAREDWHGKRKRISAFSLTATTGAGKTVMAAAVFEALFYGNDDHEFEADPGAVVIWFSDDPSLNEQSKWRLHQASDKLTVSDLVTVENTFSREKFEPGKVYFLNTQKLRSGSILVRGHDPDDESLEKTATGERLMPDLRSHTIWDTIQNTIEDPDLTLYLVLDEAHRGMRDGGNTGERGRPTIVKQLINGTGTVPGIPIVWGISATVKRFNDAMQGMQDRIKLPDVVVDSKKVQDSGLIKDTIKLDVPDEAGDFATVLLRRGTERLRAMTNAWADYSSAQGQGESVQPLMVLQVPNNPDPDEIGRWLDTIFETWPELPQDCVANVLGEHRTEQLGSYSVPYVEPERVQEREDIRILIAKDAISTGWDCPRAEVMVSFRAASDRTHITQLLGRMVRSPLARRIPGNDQLNAVDCLLPKFDKVAVEAVANAIMSGSDAEGDTPLKRVLIQPVDLLPNPAMPQALWDKFVSLPSQSLPKKSARPVKRLTALAHEMAHDGILPDAGKKAHAAMHKVLDRLRADLAGDIAKARKDVLTVEGKTLTADIATGGTSFDDFVEAADYAVIEDAYRRAGRIISPDLATSYSEHLAAQNEDAEDEEEALIDAHTDIAALGLIDAVKVRLEQAAEDLANDWLSEYQEAIAKLSDKRRDAYREISELSATPFDVKLEKPALRVQPTRVLEGGQETVLPCFPDHLLCDPDGMCPDELNGLETKVQAVEMDREGRVGWYRNPSRTSQDSLGIVYDYAGDTLLLHPDFLFFSMDEGGAVIADIVDPHGDFLADGASKLRGLADYAEKHGANFERIEAVAEVDGNVLMLDLKKQDVRDMVRSVATSKEAYRSELSKPYG from the coding sequence ATGAAGTTCACACTGAAGGATTATCAGGAAGAAGCCGTTGGCGACGTTCTCGACCGGCTGGATGAGGCGCGAGAAGATTGGCACGGCAAAAGGAAACGCATCAGCGCCTTTTCGCTCACCGCCACGACCGGCGCGGGCAAGACCGTCATGGCAGCAGCTGTTTTTGAGGCGTTGTTCTACGGCAATGACGATCACGAGTTTGAAGCCGATCCCGGCGCGGTTGTGATTTGGTTCAGCGATGATCCGTCATTGAACGAGCAATCCAAGTGGCGGCTGCATCAAGCTTCAGACAAGCTCACCGTTTCCGATCTGGTGACGGTCGAAAACACTTTTAGCCGCGAGAAGTTCGAGCCGGGGAAGGTCTATTTTCTCAACACGCAGAAGCTCCGTTCGGGCAGCATTCTTGTGCGGGGGCACGATCCCGATGATGAGTCTCTAGAGAAGACCGCAACGGGCGAGCGGCTGATGCCTGATCTGCGCTCGCACACGATCTGGGATACGATCCAGAACACAATCGAAGACCCGGACTTGACGCTCTATCTGGTGCTCGATGAAGCTCACCGGGGGATGCGTGATGGCGGCAACACGGGTGAGCGGGGCAGGCCCACCATCGTGAAGCAGCTTATCAATGGCACCGGCACTGTTCCTGGCATTCCGATTGTCTGGGGTATCTCTGCGACCGTGAAGCGGTTCAACGATGCTATGCAGGGCATGCAGGACCGCATCAAACTTCCCGACGTAGTGGTGGATTCCAAGAAGGTGCAGGACAGCGGCTTGATCAAGGACACGATCAAGCTCGACGTGCCTGATGAGGCAGGCGACTTCGCAACCGTGCTCTTGCGGCGCGGGACGGAGCGCCTGCGTGCCATGACGAATGCGTGGGCAGATTACAGTTCGGCTCAGGGGCAGGGCGAGTCGGTCCAGCCGCTCATGGTGCTTCAGGTGCCGAACAATCCCGATCCCGATGAAATTGGACGCTGGCTCGACACGATCTTCGAGACGTGGCCAGAATTGCCGCAAGACTGCGTTGCAAATGTGCTGGGTGAGCACCGGACGGAGCAGCTCGGAAGCTACTCTGTGCCCTATGTCGAGCCGGAAAGGGTGCAGGAGCGCGAGGACATTCGCATTTTGATTGCCAAGGATGCGATCAGCACCGGCTGGGATTGCCCGCGTGCTGAAGTGATGGTTTCCTTCAGGGCGGCGAGCGACCGCACGCATATCACGCAGCTATTGGGCCGGATGGTGCGCTCCCCATTGGCGCGGCGCATTCCCGGCAATGATCAGCTCAACGCGGTCGATTGCCTCTTGCCCAAGTTCGACAAGGTGGCGGTCGAAGCCGTTGCCAATGCGATTATGTCCGGAAGCGATGCCGAGGGCGATACGCCGCTGAAGCGGGTGCTGATCCAGCCGGTCGACCTGTTGCCCAATCCAGCGATGCCGCAAGCACTGTGGGACAAGTTCGTTTCCCTCCCATCGCAATCCTTGCCCAAGAAGTCTGCTCGCCCAGTTAAGCGGCTCACGGCCTTGGCGCACGAAATGGCGCATGATGGTATTTTGCCGGATGCCGGAAAGAAGGCTCACGCGGCGATGCACAAGGTGCTGGATAGGCTGCGCGCTGATCTCGCGGGTGACATTGCCAAGGCGCGCAAGGACGTGCTCACAGTCGAAGGCAAGACACTGACAGCCGACATTGCGACCGGCGGCACCAGCTTCGATGATTTTGTGGAAGCGGCTGACTACGCCGTGATCGAGGATGCCTATCGGCGGGCTGGGCGGATCATCAGCCCCGATCTGGCTACAAGCTATAGCGAGCATCTAGCGGCGCAGAATGAGGATGCAGAAGATGAAGAAGAGGCGCTGATCGATGCGCACACCGACATTGCGGCATTGGGGCTGATCGATGCGGTGAAGGTGCGGCTGGAGCAAGCAGCCGAAGACTTGGCGAATGATTGGCTAAGCGAGTATCAGGAGGCAATCGCAAAGTTGAGCGACAAGCGGCGCGATGCGTATCGTGAGATAAGCGAATTGAGCGCGACACCCTTTGACGTGAAGCTGGAGAAGCCAGCGTTGCGCGTCCAGCCGACGCGGGTGCTGGAAGGTGGGCAAGAAACCGTCCTTCCCTGCTTCCCCGATCATCTTCTTTGTGATCCTGATGGCATGTGCCCGGATGAATTGAACGGATTGGAAACGAAGGTGCAGGCGGTCGAGATGGACCGGGAAGGGCGCGTTGGGTGGTATCGAAACCCATCGCGCACCAGTCAGGATTCACTTGGGATTGTTTATGACTATGCAGGGGACACGTTGCTCCTGCATCCCGACTTTCTGTTTTTCAGCATGGATGAGGGCGGCGCGGTTATTGCGGACATAGTCGATCCGCACGGGGACTTCCTTGCGGATGGCGCATCGAAGCTGCGCGGGCTGGCTGACTATGCGGAAAAGCATGGAGCCAACTTTGAGCGTATCGAAGCTGTTGCCGAAGTCGATGGCAATGTTCTTATGCTCGATCTGAAGAAACAAGACGTGCGGGACATGGTGCGCAGCGTGGCTACCTCGAAAGAGGCTTATCGGAGCGAATTGAGCAAGCCTTACGGCTGA
- the sppA gene encoding signal peptide peptidase SppA, protein MKFAGKVWRLLVGIKDGLVLVFMLLFFTALFAVLTARPSPAAVRDGALLIELNGVIVEERTRVDPIDALLSGEAPMAEYQARDLVHALDEAASDARISAVVLDLDRFVGGGQVHMQEVGEALERVRAADKPVLTYATAYGDDAMVLAAHASEVWLNPLGGAFVAGPGGQRLYYAGLLEQLKVNARVYKVGEYKSAVEPYSRAGMSDAARENARALYETLWEEYQANLKKARPGAEIERVTGQPVEWIAEAEGDLATAALQAGLVDTLGNRAEFDARVVELVGEDSWSDSPHAYPHTELAAWLQGTPRSSDGQAIGVITVAGEIVDGDAGPGLAGGDRIAELLDDALDDELAGLVVRVDSPGGSVLASELIREAVLRHKARDIPIAVSMANVAASGGYWVSTPADRIFAEPETITGSIGIFAVIPTFEETAAMVGVTSDGVRTTPLSGQPDLIGGFTPETDAILQASIEDGYNDFLARVGEARGMTRDQADAVGQGRVWDGGTARQLKLVDEYGGMEEALAWVAAQAELGDEWHARYLGTQPSTYDTLLRRWLVSDSESAGSGGDVFARIARSEAALVTQIAADAERLLDARGAQAYCLACPAPETAPASSVAPKGWLARIFMRLIG, encoded by the coding sequence ATGAAATTCGCTGGGAAAGTCTGGCGCCTTCTGGTCGGCATCAAGGACGGGCTGGTGCTCGTGTTCATGCTGCTGTTTTTCACTGCCCTCTTCGCCGTGCTGACCGCCCGGCCGAGCCCCGCTGCCGTGCGCGACGGCGCGCTGCTGATCGAGCTCAACGGCGTGATCGTGGAAGAACGCACCCGGGTCGATCCGATCGATGCGCTGCTTTCTGGCGAAGCACCGATGGCCGAGTACCAGGCCCGCGACCTCGTCCACGCGCTTGACGAGGCAGCCAGCGATGCGCGCATCAGCGCGGTAGTGCTCGACCTCGACCGCTTTGTCGGCGGCGGGCAGGTCCACATGCAGGAAGTCGGCGAGGCGCTGGAACGCGTACGCGCCGCAGACAAGCCGGTCCTCACCTACGCGACGGCCTATGGCGACGATGCGATGGTGCTTGCCGCCCACGCCAGCGAAGTGTGGCTCAACCCGCTCGGCGGGGCCTTTGTCGCAGGTCCCGGCGGCCAGCGGCTCTACTATGCGGGCCTGCTTGAACAGCTGAAGGTCAACGCGCGGGTTTACAAGGTCGGCGAATACAAGAGCGCGGTCGAACCCTATAGCCGCGCGGGCATGTCAGACGCGGCTCGCGAGAACGCGCGGGCGCTCTACGAAACGCTGTGGGAAGAATACCAGGCGAACCTGAAGAAGGCCCGCCCCGGCGCCGAGATCGAGCGGGTCACCGGCCAGCCGGTCGAATGGATTGCCGAGGCCGAAGGCGACCTTGCGACTGCTGCGTTGCAGGCAGGCCTCGTCGACACGCTCGGCAACCGCGCCGAGTTCGACGCGCGGGTCGTGGAGCTGGTCGGCGAAGACAGCTGGAGCGACAGCCCCCACGCCTATCCCCACACCGAACTTGCAGCCTGGCTGCAGGGCACTCCGCGCTCGAGCGACGGGCAGGCAATAGGCGTCATCACCGTGGCCGGCGAAATCGTCGATGGCGATGCCGGCCCGGGCCTTGCCGGCGGCGACCGGATTGCCGAACTCCTCGACGACGCGCTCGACGATGAACTTGCCGGCCTCGTCGTACGGGTGGATTCGCCCGGCGGCTCGGTCCTCGCAAGCGAACTCATCCGCGAGGCGGTGCTGCGCCACAAGGCGCGCGATATCCCGATCGCGGTATCGATGGCCAATGTCGCGGCAAGCGGCGGGTACTGGGTATCGACCCCGGCCGATCGCATCTTTGCAGAACCGGAAACCATCACCGGTTCCATCGGCATTTTCGCGGTCATTCCGACCTTCGAGGAAACGGCGGCCATGGTCGGTGTCACCAGCGACGGGGTGCGCACCACCCCGCTGTCGGGCCAGCCGGACCTGATCGGCGGCTTCACGCCGGAAACCGATGCCATCCTGCAGGCCTCGATCGAGGACGGGTACAACGACTTCCTCGCGCGCGTTGGTGAGGCGCGCGGCATGACCCGCGACCAGGCCGACGCCGTGGGCCAGGGCCGTGTCTGGGACGGCGGCACCGCGCGCCAGCTCAAGCTGGTGGACGAATACGGCGGCATGGAAGAAGCGCTCGCCTGGGTCGCGGCGCAGGCCGAACTCGGCGACGAGTGGCATGCGCGCTACCTCGGGACGCAGCCCTCGACCTACGACACGCTGCTGCGCCGCTGGCTGGTGAGCGATAGCGAAAGCGCCGGGAGCGGCGGGGATGTCTTCGCCCGCATCGCGCGCAGCGAAGCGGCTCTCGTCACCCAGATCGCGGCCGATGCGGAGCGTCTTCTGGACGCTCGCGGGGCGCAGGCCTACTGCCTCGCCTGCCCGGCTCCCGAGACAGCTCCTGCCTCCTCCGTCGCACCGAAGGGATGGCTCGCGCGGATCTTCATGCGGCTTATCGGCTGA
- a CDS encoding aspartate carbamoyltransferase catalytic subunit, with product MTSTPSSPHAARYPAGGLAFPHRDLIGIGQLERHEILFLLDEAEQWVALNRQATKHENLLSGLTVINAFFENSTRTLLSFEIAGKRLGADVVNMHAAQSSVKKGETLIDTAITLNAMRADAIVIRHGSSGATQLIADKVDCPVLNAGDGQHEHPTQALLDALALRHALRDRGEAADDFTGLTIVICGDILHSRVARSNLLCLQALGATVRLCAPPALMPTGIEAMGAEVFHDFDAALEGADVAMMLRLQTERMSGQFIPSAREYHHLYGLTKARLAKAAEGALVMHPGPMNRGVEIDSEVADMIDRSIITRQVEMGVAIRMAALDVLTRRARGVEGWGDAA from the coding sequence ATGACATCGACGCCTTCCTCGCCGCACGCGGCCCGCTATCCTGCGGGCGGCCTCGCTTTCCCGCACCGGGACCTCATCGGTATCGGCCAGCTCGAACGCCACGAGATCCTGTTCCTGCTCGACGAGGCGGAACAATGGGTGGCTCTCAACCGCCAGGCGACCAAGCACGAGAACCTGCTGTCGGGCCTCACCGTCATCAACGCCTTCTTCGAAAACTCCACTCGCACGCTGCTGAGCTTCGAGATTGCGGGCAAGCGGCTGGGGGCGGACGTGGTCAACATGCACGCCGCGCAGTCGAGCGTGAAGAAGGGCGAGACGCTGATCGATACCGCGATCACGCTGAACGCCATGCGCGCCGACGCCATCGTCATCCGCCACGGATCGAGCGGGGCGACTCAGCTTATCGCGGACAAGGTCGATTGCCCGGTTCTGAACGCAGGCGATGGGCAGCACGAACATCCCACCCAGGCGCTGCTCGACGCGCTGGCGCTGCGCCATGCCCTGCGCGACCGGGGCGAAGCAGCGGACGATTTCACCGGCCTCACCATCGTGATCTGCGGCGATATCCTACACAGCCGCGTCGCGCGCTCCAACCTGCTCTGCCTGCAGGCGCTTGGCGCAACCGTCCGCCTCTGCGCGCCCCCGGCGCTGATGCCGACCGGGATCGAGGCCATGGGCGCCGAGGTGTTCCACGATTTCGATGCCGCGCTCGAGGGGGCGGATGTCGCCATGATGCTGCGCTTGCAGACCGAAAGGATGAGCGGGCAGTTCATTCCCTCGGCGCGCGAGTACCATCACCTTTATGGCCTCACGAAAGCCCGGCTGGCCAAGGCAGCCGAGGGCGCGCTGGTCATGCACCCGGGGCCGATGAACCGCGGGGTCGAGATCGACAGCGAGGTGGCCGACATGATCGATCGCTCGATTATCACCCGACAGGTCGAGATGGGCGTAGCGATCCGCATGGCGGCGCTCGACGTGCTCACCCGCCGCGCCCGCGGGGTCGAAGGATGGGGAGACGCAGCATGA
- a CDS encoding dihydroorotase, with protein MKQQRPLTITGGRLLGPDGLAEGAIRLADGLIDAIGGAPQDGDDTLDAKGLIVAPGLVDLGVFAIDKPAFHFGGITRAALMPDQSPALDLPSRVSYIAKSGKPDFWVHPLAAATRGLEGKEIAELALMREAGARGVATGRRWISDSGAMLRLLKYAAMLDMVVIAHAEDAALVGEAVATAGEIATRRGLPSAPAEAETIALARDIALAEMAGAHIHFRQVTTRAGLETVRRAKERGARVTCGVTPAHFMLSDLATVDFRTFARLSPPLRSEDDRQAVREALADGTIDVVASGHDPRGPEDKRLPFSDAEPGMAGAETLLAMTLSLVRDGVVSMERAFELVATAPARILGVEAGALREGYEADIALVDPERPWIIQSAKMAATAGNTPFDGQPTQGRVTALYKGGVTIDL; from the coding sequence ATGAAGCAGCAACGCCCCCTGACGATCACCGGCGGCCGCCTGCTTGGGCCCGATGGCCTTGCCGAAGGTGCGATCCGCCTTGCCGACGGCCTGATCGATGCGATCGGCGGCGCGCCGCAGGACGGAGACGACACGCTTGATGCGAAGGGGCTGATCGTTGCGCCCGGGCTCGTGGACCTGGGTGTCTTCGCTATCGACAAGCCTGCGTTCCACTTCGGCGGGATCACCCGCGCCGCGCTGATGCCTGACCAGTCGCCCGCCTTGGACCTGCCGAGCCGGGTTTCCTACATTGCCAAGAGCGGCAAACCTGATTTCTGGGTCCACCCGCTGGCCGCCGCAACGCGCGGGCTGGAAGGTAAGGAAATCGCCGAGCTTGCCCTCATGCGCGAAGCCGGGGCGCGGGGCGTTGCCACCGGCCGCCGCTGGATTTCCGATTCCGGTGCCATGCTGCGCCTGCTGAAATACGCAGCGATGCTCGACATGGTCGTGATTGCCCATGCCGAGGACGCCGCGCTGGTCGGCGAGGCTGTCGCTACTGCAGGCGAGATCGCCACGCGGCGCGGCTTGCCGAGCGCTCCGGCCGAAGCCGAGACGATCGCACTGGCGCGCGACATCGCGCTTGCCGAAATGGCCGGTGCGCACATTCATTTCCGCCAGGTGACCACGCGGGCAGGGCTCGAAACCGTGCGCCGCGCGAAGGAGCGGGGCGCCAGGGTTACCTGCGGCGTGACGCCGGCACACTTCATGCTGTCGGATCTTGCGACGGTCGACTTCCGAACCTTCGCCCGCCTGTCCCCGCCGCTGCGCAGCGAGGATGACCGGCAGGCCGTGCGCGAGGCTTTGGCCGACGGCACGATCGATGTTGTCGCAAGCGGTCACGATCCGCGCGGTCCGGAAGACAAGCGCTTGCCGTTCTCCGACGCAGAGCCGGGCATGGCCGGGGCCGAAACGCTGCTTGCGATGACCCTTTCGCTGGTGCGCGACGGGGTTGTCTCCATGGAGCGCGCCTTCGAGCTGGTGGCTACGGCCCCTGCGCGCATCCTCGGTGTCGAAGCGGGCGCACTGCGCGAAGGTTATGAGGCGGACATTGCCCTTGTCGATCCCGAACGCCCGTGGATCATACAGAGCGCCAAAATGGCCGCGACCGCCGGTAACACGCCTTTCGATGGCCAGCCTACGCAGGGCCGCGTGACCGCGCTCTACAAGGGCGGCGTGACGATCGACCTCTAA